CCTTTGGAGTGCTTCGGTTTGACCATGGTCCAGTGGCGGCCTCGACTGTCGAGTGATAACCGAGCACTACTCCTAGTTTAGGCTACTGTTCGTCTCGTGTGTGTAGGTGTTACTGAACACACAGCTCCCGCACAGTGACAATCTGACAGAGGAACTCCTTTTATTACCCGGTCCATAGAAGGTACAAGTAGCATCAGGCCGGTCAATAGTTCAATACACGCGTCCATTCTTCTCAACCCCGGCCGTTCAGCTTCGGCACGAGTCGAGTGTgcggcgaagaggaggaggcttTTGCTTGTCTGGGCAATTTGAGTGGAGACAGCTtaaacaataaaacaaaaaaaatccatgtaAAAGGTGTAAACTGaaaaaaaggtttttttttgacctTACAAATAAGAGCAACACCAGTGAATAAGGTCACATTTGCAATAAGGTGTGACTCTTGTACTAGTCTTGTAGCTACCTAAAAATTTCACAATGGTTGTGACTAAATTTGTCCTTGCAAGTGGTAAGACTTCATGTGTACATAAActattaaaaaataataaattttGCCTTATGAGCTGCCCACAAGATTATAAGTTGCTCTTAAACTTTTGTGCTTGTGGACAACCTCTATAATTTATAAAGCTATTGTTAAGATAGCACATTGCGGGTGCCTAAGGAAGAACAAACAGGAACCTATATAAAAGGATAAAGAAAGTTGCGAGGAAGATGAAAAGGTGTAGCTACTCTTGAATGCCAGCCGGTAGATGATCTACAGCGCACGTAAGGTATAGGGGTCGTGTCCATGGGCGGAGCTCCCGGTAGGGCGGGGTCGGGCGctcgccctaccttgattttggCCGAAATGTTTTATACAGGTCTGCAACTATCGATAGTTATACTAAATTGCGTAAAACCACCGCATTTGAAACAGTTGTTGCGGAAATCATCGGTTTTGCTAATTTTCGCGCAGAACCACCGCAATTCAGTGAAGCTGTTGCACATAGCACTGATTCTGTTGTTTGGGACGTATAAACGCGTTTCTGACCGAtcgggcccacatgtcaggttgaCCGGGCAGAACCTGGCGTTAGGGCCGTCCGTCAGCGtcatctcctctcctctctctatTTATCTCCTCGTGCTCTTCTTCGTCTTGCTCGTTGCCAAGCTCATGAGCAACAAGGAGACTCGAGAGCTCGTCGCCATGAAGCTCTCTCTTCcctccctttcttttctttgtctcCGGCGAGCAGCTACGTGGAGTTGCCACATACACGAGCTCCCTCCTCGACCTGAATTTGGGCCGGTGAGCGCCTCGCCACTGGCACAAGAGGCAGCCGCCTCGATTTGCTGCTGCCTGCCAGAATTGGCCATCACCCGCCTCGATTCGCTGACGCCCTGCAGTGAAGAAGGCCTTCCGTGACCTCCTGCACCTCCCGCGAGGTACCAGACGGTTCTCCCGCGGCCTGGACCACAACTCCGGGTGGAGCTCCGGCGGGACGTCCTCCGGTGTtgtgggcgccgccgccgccaactcGTCCATTCCTCAGCCCACTCGGCTCCCCAGTCTGCCACCTCGACCAGTATCCAGCCGGAATCAGGCGCAGGCGAGCAGCAGTTCATGGTGACGCACGGGCAGGCGCAGGGCAGTGTGCGGGCGCGCACGGCGGAGCTCAGCACGCTGGCACGTTGGATCGAGGGGAGGCGGGGGAGATGCGTGCGCTCAGCGAGTAGCAGGTGCCAAAGCAGCAACAGTGGTCAGCGgccagcaagcagcagcacaacAAGCAAGCAGGCAAACAGCAGCACATGAAGCTGCAAGTAGTGGCCGGAAAGCAGCAGCACATGCACCGCCGCCGGTTGCTTCTTCTAAAGGTGTGGTGCGTGGTCACCTGTCCTGCCGGCTGGTGAAGCCGCTGGCCCTGTCAAGCATGCAAATGAAGCCCACGCTGCCGGAGATGCGCGAGAAGATGAGTCCGGCTCGGTCTAAACGACGCTAACGGATGGCGTCTACCCGGtcaacctgacatgtgggcccggtAAGTCAGAAATGCGTTTATATGGCCCAAACGACATCAGTGCTATGTGCAATAACTTCACTGAATTGCGGTGGTTCTGCGCGAAAATTAGCAAAACCGGTGGTTTTCGTAACAACTGTCTCAAATGTTGTGGTTCTGCGCAATTAACTCATTGTTAGAAGATAATCCGGCTGTTACCGTCAAATGAGTAAGGAAAAAACGAAGGGAGTTGAGTTGTTGGGCCGTCCGTTCCTTCCTGGGCCAGTGGGCTGCGAACTGTCGATGGGATTGGCCGATTGGGGATCGGGGAATCGTGGAAAATACCGATTCGTTCTCCCTGTGGCCTCGTACacctcttctctccctctttctttcttccctcGACTctggcggacggcggcggcgtggaatTAGGGTTTTGGTCCGGTCGgccggtcggttgccgggtgCCGGAGCAGGCGGAGCTGGGCTGGAGCCTGGAGGCAGCGCTGCTCGGCGGGATCTATTCCTGCTTGGCTGCttctcggcgtcggcgggacAGCGGCAAGCCGGCAGCGACgcagcgcccaggcccagcAGCAAGGAGCAGGCGAGCCGCGAGCTGCGAGCAGGCTGACTGGCTGAGGCGCTGAGCAGCAATGGACAAAGGGAAGGGGAAGGCAAAGGCAACGAAGAAGAATGGTATGCTATGCGCCTATCGGCCTATGCttgctgcctgcctgccttgCTACTGTTAGTCACTTAGTCTGTTAGTACTTATTGTGGACATTTCTGAATTGCAGACTTGACATGATATTTTGTGTCACGTGATAGTAGCTCTAATGATCCAAGCACACATCGAAGTACAAATGTCAGGGCTGAACAAGAGCAAGAGCAAAAAGTGGAAAAAGAGACGGAAAATATTGAAGATTCAGTAGAAGCCATTATGGAAGGGCATGCTGAGCATGATGTTGAGGTTTCAGAACATGAAGATGAAGGTACAAATGTTTGTGGTTTAGAATACATAAATTTTGATCCAGGACTTCGCGTTCCAATTGATCAATCTGCTCCCAATATTAGAGATGATGTTAGATTTGCTCACCTAGAGAAGGGTCCAACTCAACCGACTAAGCACAATTTCCTCCCAAATAGAGATAATAGATACTTTCGGCCACAATGGTATAAGGACTTTGATTGGTTGGAATTTAGTGTGGACAATGGTAGGGCTTATTGCTTCTATTGTTATCTTTTTAAACGTGACCGGATGGATGACAAATTTGGTTATGATGTCTTCACCAAAGTGGGGTATGACCATTGGAAAATGCGGTGGCAGCATTCCGTAAGCATGTTGGTGGGGCATGTAGCATCCATAATATTTCAAGGACATCATGTGAATATTTTAAGAATCAAAGGGCAAGTTTGAAAAGCAAAGTTATAACTTATACCAAAGATTCACTAGCAAGGTATGAAACTTGTGTAGATACATCTTTGGGCATTGTAAGTTATTTGTCATTGCAAAGCGAACCATTCGGTGGACACGatgaatcttcttcttctttgaacAAGGGCAATTTTTTGGAGATGCTTGATTGGTATAAAGAAAGGAATAGGGATGTGAAGCTAGCATTTGATGAACTATGTCCTGGAAATGCCAAAATGACTTCCCCGGAGATTCAGAAAGAACTTGCCAAATTTTGTGCACTCGGGGTCACCAATTCAATCAAAGATGTATGGTTATCTTTTCTCTGTTCTTATTGATAAATCTCATGATGTGTCGATCAAAGAACAAATGGCCGTGGTTGTGAGGTATGTGTTGAAGTATGTTAAGTACTTTCTTGTTTTACTTTTGTTATGTGTAGTGTATTTCAACTAATTGTACCATTTCTTGTAGGTATGTAAACAAAAAGGGAGAGGTTGTGGAAAGATTTTTGGGTACTGAACATGTCCCAAACACAACATCACTAGCTTTAAGGCAAGCACTTTTGGAGGTTTTCAGTAAACACGATCCACTTATTGCAAGACTACGAGGGCAAGGGTATGATGGGGCATCTAATATGAGAGGAGAATTTAATGGCCTTCAGAAGTTAATCCGTGATGAGAACCCATATGCTTTCTACATTCATTGTTTTGCACACCAATTGCAGTTGATAGTTGTTGCTGTATCGAGATATTGTAAAGGTCTCGAGGATTTCTTTAGTGATGTGGCCATGATTGTCACTCTTAGCAGTTCATCTTGCAGGAGGAAAGATATATTGCTTGAGAAGCAAAGACAGGTACTTTTGGCTAAGATTGAGAAAGGTGAGATGCCCACGGGGAGAGGGAAAAATCAAGCAACATCATTGGTCTGACCTGGAGATACAAGATGGGGTTCTCATTGCAGAACCTTATCTCGCATTGAATCAATGTGGGATGCGGTGATACAAGTTTTGGGCATTGTTGAGGACGATGGCCGTGTTCCAAGTAGGGCAGGAGGTTTGGTTCATCAAATGGAGACTTTTAGCTTTGTGTTCCTCCTGAAGATGATGTTAAAACTATTTCGTATGACAAATGATGTATCTCTTCTATTACAAAGGAAGGATCAGAATATTGTTCAGGTATGTGATGAATATTTTTGTGGTTCTACTTTCTCTGTACATTTTGTGTACCTAAACTTCTGGTTGTATCATTTCAGGCCATGTCTTTGCTTAAGGATGTGAGAACACGTTTGGTCAATTGGAGAAATGATGGTTGGGAGCCACTGTTGGAAGATGTCAAATCATTTTGCACTGAAAATGACATCGAAATCCCAAGTATGGACCAAATGGTAACAAAATGGGGTAAATCAAGAAAAGGGGGAAGACATCAGGTCACTACTGATCATTTTTTTCGTGTGGACACCTTCTATGTTGCTATAGATTCCATTATCACTGAGTTTGATCATCGCTTTAATGAGGTATCTTCACAGTTGCTTCAGAGCTTCGCTTGTCTTGATCCAAGAGACTCATTTGCTAGGTTCAATGTGGATAGCCTTGCTTATGATGATGATTTCTCTAATTACGAGCGTGAGCATATAGTTGATAGCCTTGAGCTATATATTATTCATATGAGAGTTGAAGACTTCATAGATTGTTTTGATATTGCAAGCCTAGCTAAAAAGATGGTTGCACTTGAAAAGCACATCATGTTTCCTACAGTTTACCGCCTCATTGAATGGCATTGATTTTACCGGTGGCGACGGCAACAGTTGAAAGGGCCTTCTCAGCTATGAAGATCATCAAGACCGAGTTGCGCAATAAGATGTCTGATGGTTGGCTTAATGACTTGATGGTGTGCTACATTGAGCGGGGGATATTCAAAAATCTTGATCTTGATAAGATTAAAAGAGATTTTCAAAAGCAAGGTAGAGCTATGCCATTGCCTGGGCCTTCTATATGGCACTAAAGCTTCATTATCGGTATGTCTCAAAGTTCTACTTCTGTTTTATTATGTTTCTGTCTCGATTGTACTAAGTGATCATGTTTACAATCATAGAAAACATTAATGTGATGGAGTACTTCAAGGCcatcattaatttttttttctatgctTTGAGAGTTCGCCCCACCTTGATTTTGTTTCGTCCTCCGCCCATGGTCGTGTCAATGCATGAGTGTGGCTAGCATGCACAGCACTTGGATTcattttgcttttcttcacCTCTCGAGCCATGGGCAGAGGCATCCCCGGGAGACGGTGAAATCGCCCGTGTCATGTCTCCTCTTTGGCTACCGACGGTGAAAtcataatatatttttactGTTAATAAATTCATTTGCATATAATTTAGATGTTTGGTATTTTTCTGGAATATTGGATttgctgtattttttttatcgacCCAGAATATTTActtttttctcttatttttctATGAATCTTTAGATTAGTTTAAATTCATAGCACATTATACGGTAGATTAGTTGATCATTACATGTTTTAGTAAGAGAGCTGCATTATGTGTGGCACACTTCAGTTTGTGTGACAATTTTCTTATCTtgaatttcctttttcttttacatATACTTTATCTTTTTTGTACGCACGATGCACTAAGCATTGATTTTCCATAATCCATTGGCTTGTATGCTGAGGATGTTTTCAGTAAATGTTCGACACGAAATTTCCCTGTGTGGTTTCTGGTGTTGCCAGCAGCGAGAGCTGTTTGACGTCAGGTTGCGGCTCT
This is a stretch of genomic DNA from Brachypodium distachyon strain Bd21 chromosome 1, Brachypodium_distachyon_v3.0, whole genome shotgun sequence. It encodes these proteins:
- the LOC100840068 gene encoding uncharacterized protein LOC100840068, with translation PLENAVAAFRKHVGGACSIHNISRTSCEYFKNQRASLKSKVITYTKDSLARYETCVDTSLGIVSYLSLQSEPFGGHDESSSSLNKGNFLEMLDWYKERNRDVKLAFDELCPGNAKMTSPEIQKELAKFCALGVTNSIKDVWLSFLCSYWYVNKKGEVVERFLGTEHVPNTTSLALRQALLELIVVAVSRYCKGLEDFFSDVAMIVTLSSSSCRRKDILLEKQRQVLLAKIEKVLGIVEDDGRVPSRAGGLVHQMETFSFVFLLKMMLKLFRMTNDVSLLLQRKDQNIVQAMSLLKDVRTRLVNWRNDGWEPLLEDVKSFCTENDIEIPSMDQMLLQSFACLDPRDSFARFNVDSLAYDDDFSNYERMALILPVATATVERAFSAMKIIKTELRNKMSDGWLNDLMVCYIERGIFKNLDLDKIKRDFQKQGRAMPLPGPSIWH